From Alloacidobacterium dinghuense:
CTGCGGATCGTGTAGTTGCCGCGGCTATCTCCACCACTGTTGTCAGAATGTTGTGCGCTGGCCTGTGTCACCGCGCCACCAATCAGGATAAAGGACCAAAGGAGCAGGCCCACTCTCTGGATTCTCATGGCACCACCACAGTGTCCCCTGGCGCTAGCTCCACGTTCTGTTGTGGGGCTTGCCCCTTCAGAACCTTCTCGTAGTTCACGTTTAGCCGCGCGCTCGTGCCCCCGCGCAGAACGTACACCTGTTTCTGTTTTGCGAAATCCGTCAGTCCGCCTGCGCGCGCCACCAACTGCACCACATTCATCGCGTCCATCAACGGATACGCGCCCGGCCGCTGCACCTCGCCGGTGATGTACACCATCCGGCTATGAATTTCCTGTACGGTCACCGTCACGCGCGGCTTATGAACGAACTTGACCAGCCGCTCTGTCAGCACCTGCTGCGCCGCTTCCGGAGTTAGCCCTGCCACATCCACCTCAGTCACCAATGGCATGGAAACCTTGCCGTCCGGCCTCACCACGGCCGTCTCAGTAAGTTGAGGTTCCTCCCAAACGGTGATGTGCAACACATCGCCCATTCCAATCTTGTAAGTCGCGGGCACCACTTCGGGCGTTTTTGCGACACCGCTCATTGCTGCATCTGGTGCGGCCTGCGTCGCCTGCGCATAGCAGAGCTGCCCCGCAGCCATGAGCAAAACCATGAGCCCGCGGAGCATAGCGCCAGGCAAAAAATACTGCATGCAAAACGTTGTATGCCATGTCGGCTGATTTTGAACGAGGGTATTACCACAAATCGGGTAGCCGGGCAAAACTTGTTACGTTTGGTCGCATATATGTAGTTACCATGCTGTGTTACCCGGCACATTTGCCTTTGCCAGACATCGGACATCACAGCAGAAGCGTCTCATCGCTGCATTCTCTGCATCCTGTCTGGCCCGGACAGCCAGTTGCACGCTTACGAGGATCGATCGCGCCCCATTAGGTCTTTCTGGGTTTGCCAGCGCCGGGCGGATCGGGCATCTCCCAGCGTCTGCCCAAGATTCGGCGACAGCAATGAGGGAACAGCAGTCAAACCTGAGATCGTTTATTCCAGCGTCCTGAGAGGCCATTCTGAATCTTATGTTTAAAGGCTGAGATATCTTGTTCGACAAGCAATTGCATGACAGCCTGATGACCATGGGAGAAGTCCAATATGATTTCTAAATACCGCATCTTCGTACTGACGGCCATGACCTGCGGAGCATCTTTGACGGTCGTACTCGCTCAAAACGGGGCTCAGAACGTTGCAAGCGGCCACCGCGATATCCTGTTACAGACTACACAATCCTGGAACGGCAAACCGTACACACATTATTCAACCGGGCAGCCGCAACTCACAACGATCAAACTGACCATTGCACCACATACCGCTCTGCCATGGCACACCCATCCGTTTCCGAATGTTGTCTATGTGCTATCCGGCACTCTCACTCTGCACGACAGAGACAGCGGTAAAACGCTGGTTGTTCATGAGGGGCAAGCCGTAGGGGAGTCCGTTGACGATGTGCATCGGGGAGAGTCGGGTGATGAACCTACTGTGCTGCTCATCACCTATGCCGGCACTCCAGGTGTTCCGACCTCAGTTCCGGCGAGGGGAGAGAAAGCGGAGTATTGAATTGGAAGTGCGGGTGCTATAGTGTTTCTCCGATCTGCAAAGGCGCAAACTCATCCCCTGTCAGTTCGCGGACCAGAGCCTTTTTTGCAAGATAGATCATCCTAAACGCACATGTAATGAACAACCGTTTGCTCACCACATGCCGACTTGTCGTTCCTAATCTACTCGCGAGGAGAAGGTCGAAAGATCTGACGCGCGGTTTCTCGAAGCCATGCGTGTAGCAAGTCGCGATCGAAGCGCGGGTACCAGACCATCCAGTACCGTATCGGCGGGATCTCTTTAGGCGCTTTCACGCGTGGCAAGTCAAGCAGGGCCAGAACGGGCTGGACAGGGAGGCCAGAGTGCTGCGTCGCTGCATCAGCCAGGATCCGGTAGCTCCTACACCCGATCAACTCATATGCATTACCTCGTAGCTGTCCAACGGCTGATTTGGAGAGGCTGCGAATCTCCTAGAATGCTGCGGTTCTCCGGCAGGAGTTCGCGAAGATCGGGTTGGCGTTTGCCGGACTCGCTTCTGCGCCTTTCTGAGTTACTCCCTGTTACTGGCCACACGGACAATTACTCAACGCAGGCGCGTTTGCCGATATTTAGCGGAAAACCACCCGCGCAGCAGCGCGGTGTTGAAAGCGCTGCTCGACCCGGATGACTTCGTTAAATTTTTCCCCGGAGTATTGCCGTGGCAGTGAAGCCGAGGTATAAGGAATCACTCGGCAGTTCGGGAGCGGCTTCGAATTTTGCGGAGCCAGCTGGCCCACAGATTATCCTGTCTGATTCCAGGAGTTTGATCCGTGCCTTCGGACCTGCTTTCGCGCAAATCTACGCACTTCGTTCTGTGGCGTCCGCTGCTGGGGATGGCAGCGCCTGCTTTGGTGATCGGTCGCTTCCAGTTTGGAAATCCGCCTACGCTGGCAGACTCGAAACGGTTGCCATTGAAGCCAGTTTCTGGAGTGACCGGGCTATGGCACATTGCCGCGACAGACTGCGGGATGACTGATGGCACGGTGTATCACTACTGGTTCGAAGTGGAGAGCACAAATCCAGACCGGCCAGGCGGCGCGATTCTCTGCACGGATCCAACAGCATGGACCGTGGATTGGCGGCTGATTCCGCCGCCGTTGAAGGTACCGTTCGACGACGAAGATCGGCAGCCTGCAGGGGTCGTGCTGTTTTCCAGTGACAAGTTGCAGCCATGCGATCCGGGCGGTGAACACATGGATACCGGGCAGGATATGCCATCTCCCGCGCTGCCGCCGAATAACCAACTCGTGATCTATGAACTGCCAACGGCATGGGCGCGTGCGGGAACGGGTGATTCCGGCATTGGCACGGGCAGCTTTCAGGATGTGCTTGCACTAGTGCAGACCGACGCCATCGGCGCAAACTTTAGCGATCTTGCTGTAACCGCTGCTGGCAATTCATATCTGCGGGATTTGGGCGTCAATTCGCTCGAACTGCTGCCGCCGGCGGACAGTTTCTTCAAGCGCGACTGGGGCTACGATACAGCGCATTACCTCGCGCCCGACTCGGAGTTGGGTCAACCAGAGGGATATAGTTGGCCGACGGCGAACCGCGATCTCTCGAGACTGGTGGGCGCTTGCCATGCAAATAAGATTCGCTTCTTTGTAGACATGGTGATGGCGTTCTCGCGTAACGAGCCATACCAGCATGTCGCCTTCGATCCGTTCTGCATCGACGATGCGAACGACCACATGAGCGATCCGGATGCGCAAACGTCACGCTCTACGCCAAGCAATCCTCAACCACGCGATGGCTTCGGAAGCACGTTGTTCCGCTACACCCGCGCACTAACGAGTGCGTTCTACGATCCAGAAACCGGAAGCGATCAGCCAAACATGATCCCAGCGCGGCAGCACATGTATACGCAACTGGCGCGCTGGATGAGTGACTTTCGCATCGACGGCATCCGGATGGATAGTGTGGAGAACGTTGCAAACTGGGACTTCGTCGGCGGCTTCAAGAACCGTGCGCGGGCGGCGTGGGAAGCGAGGTGGAAGGCCGCGGGGCTCGAGGGGAGCGGCGACGATCGGTTCCTCGTAGTGGGAGAGGAGCTAACCGTGCCCATGGCGCTGCTCACGCAGGGGCGGCTGGATGGTCTGTGGAATGATCACTTCCGCGTGCTGGTGCGGGCGGCGGTGTTCGGCACAAACGCAGCGGATGAAGGCGAGCCTACGTTCGAGTGGACCGTGCGTAAGGCCATCGACTGCCGTATCCTCGGTTTCACAGATGGTACGCAGGCGGTGAACTACATCACGTCGCACGATGTGGAAGGCAAGGCGCGCGAGCGGCTGTTCACTTCATTCACCAAGTACGCTGGGTTCGCCGCGGTCGATGCAATCCGGCGTATCAAGCTCGCTTTCGCTTGCCTGCTGACCGCCGTAGGTGTGCCGATGATCCTTGCAGGCGAGGAGTTTGGCGATCTGCACACACGCTTCGATGTGAACGGAAACGTCTCGCAGGATGGCGGCAAGCAGGTGGCGCCCGTGCACTTCGATCTGCTGGATGGCAGCGACCCGCTTCCGAACCTTCGCCAAGACTTGCTAGCGTATGTCTCACGGTTAGTGAAGCTGCGCACAAGTTGCTTCGCGCTGGGCGTCAATGACACAAGCTTTCTGCACACTGACTTTAATGACGGCAAGCGTGTGCTCGTATGGCAACGCGGGCCAGGGCCGGATGGGTCGCTGGTGGTGGTGGTCGCGAATTTCTCAGACTGGGGCACGACGCCCGCCCAAGACGGTCAGTATGTCGTAGCCAACTGGCCCGGCGGACGAAACTGGACAGAAGTCACGCAGCAGCGCGAGGTTCCCGGCGAGTGGGCCGGTCGCGAGCCGCTCTTCCCATGGGAAGCGAAGGTCTATCTTTCGCCGACACCATAGCCACACTGGGTGCATCCCGCATCATCCGCTCTGTAATTCACACCCGTTCCGTGCCAACCAAGAGGCCGTGCAATGCTTGCGATTTTCGCATAATCATCACGCGCTATGAGGAAATGGATTACCACCACCTTGCTCATTGCCACCGCGGCAGTCGCGCAGCAAATCCACAATGAGTATGAATCGCCGAACGCTCCGGGCGCTGGTCAGAAGCAGCTCGCGCAATTTGCAGGCGACTGGGATGTAGTCAAGACGTTCTTTCCGATGAACAAGAATCCGATCGTTAGCAAAGGCTCGCGCAAGCAGCATATGATGCAAGACGGCAAGTTTCTGGTCGGATTCTAGTTTCTTCAATTCTGATGGATCAAAGAGTACCGACACCGGAATCTCTGGCTTCGATTCAAAAACGAATCGTTTCACCACCGCTGGCATCACTCTCAATTCCGCCTGAGCGCACCAGCGATAGATGCCTTCCGTTTCAGGCGCCGTCGATTGTTCGCGCTGATGACAGGTTTCGTCTGCTCCACTGGCCACGCGTTACGAACACTTTGCTGAAGCTGAATTTGACGAGCTTTGATCCAAGGAGAGTAGTGCTTCTCGGTGATCTTTACGCTGGCGTGGCCGAGCAGGATTGAGATTGACCGATCGGCACCCCCGCTAGCAGCATCTCTACCGCGAAGGTGTCGCGAAGTATGGTGGAGGCGGCGGGAGTCGAACCGGGCGATTCTACTGAGAATACGCAACTTGTTGATCGCCGGAATGCCAGGATTGGAACGAATTCCACCAATCCCAAATCTGCTGTACGGTCACTGTACAGCATTTTCCCAGATTCCCAGAACTACCCACTTCCACTTTCGGACGCCCTCGTTCAGCGAAAAGCATTCTGAAGTTCATGAGTAGTATTTCACAGAGGTCGAACCCGAGGCCATAAGGTCACTTTTAGTGCAACAGGGCTTTCGCAGCTAGTCTCAGAAGTCGAGTAAGCGGAAAAACTCGATAAAAGCGCGAATATTCGGACATCAATTGAATCTCTGCCGTTGCGCTCCGTTGCAAGGTGGGTGATCCCCCCTCTCCTTGCACTTGCTACCCCCCCGCGTTCGCCACGTGGCGTCCGGCATGTGAGGTACATGCCGCGCACGACATGAAAAGCAACGGCAACAGCAAAAGCGAGGGAGGCAGCAGTGAAGAAGACACGCACCAGCAACAGGCCGAGTATCTACCAGACCGTTACAGACCGCATTATTTCCAGCCTCAAGGCGAGCGTGATTCCGTGGTGAAAGCCGTGGAAGGCGCCACGGTTCACAGGCGGTCCATTTCCGCGCAACTTCTACACTGGCAAACCATACCGAGGCATCAATGTTCTTTTGCTTTGGTCGAGCGAGTATTGCTCTCCTTTCTGGCTCACGTTCAAACAGGCGCAGGAGTTGAAAGGCACTGTTCGCAAAGGTGAACACGAAACCCCGATTGTCTTTTACAAGCAGCTTCCCGAAGACGCGAAGAAAACCGAGGAAGGCAAAGAAGAGGATGAGCGTCTTCCGTTCGTGCTCTGCCACTACACGGTTTTCAACGTGGAGCAGTGAGACAGCCTCACGGTTCCTAAAATCGAGCTGCCCGCGAACGCGCCTGAGATTGACGAAAGCGAAATCTGCGAAGGCATCGTGACGGCATGGGAGAACCGGCCCGCGCTCCATCTGGCCAGTCCCAGCGAGTACCGCGCTTACTACCGGCCAAGCACCGATTCCGTTCACATGGCCGCCCGCAGCCGCTTTGTGGACGCGCCCCACTACTACAGCACCCTTTTCCATGAACTGATTCACAGTACAGCCCACGAGAGCCGCTTGAATCGCACTTTTAGCGACCGCTTCGGCGATGAGCTTTACAGCAAGGAGGAATTAGTTACAGAGAGGGATAGGTGGATGACAAAATCAGAAGACAGATGAACCTCCTGTTGGAGG
This genomic window contains:
- a CDS encoding alpha-amylase family glycosyl hydrolase, whose protein sequence is MPSDLLSRKSTHFVLWRPLLGMAAPALVIGRFQFGNPPTLADSKRLPLKPVSGVTGLWHIAATDCGMTDGTVYHYWFEVESTNPDRPGGAILCTDPTAWTVDWRLIPPPLKVPFDDEDRQPAGVVLFSSDKLQPCDPGGEHMDTGQDMPSPALPPNNQLVIYELPTAWARAGTGDSGIGTGSFQDVLALVQTDAIGANFSDLAVTAAGNSYLRDLGVNSLELLPPADSFFKRDWGYDTAHYLAPDSELGQPEGYSWPTANRDLSRLVGACHANKIRFFVDMVMAFSRNEPYQHVAFDPFCIDDANDHMSDPDAQTSRSTPSNPQPRDGFGSTLFRYTRALTSAFYDPETGSDQPNMIPARQHMYTQLARWMSDFRIDGIRMDSVENVANWDFVGGFKNRARAAWEARWKAAGLEGSGDDRFLVVGEELTVPMALLTQGRLDGLWNDHFRVLVRAAVFGTNAADEGEPTFEWTVRKAIDCRILGFTDGTQAVNYITSHDVEGKARERLFTSFTKYAGFAAVDAIRRIKLAFACLLTAVGVPMILAGEEFGDLHTRFDVNGNVSQDGGKQVAPVHFDLLDGSDPLPNLRQDLLAYVSRLVKLRTSCFALGVNDTSFLHTDFNDGKRVLVWQRGPGPDGSLVVVVANFSDWGTTPAQDGQYVVANWPGGRNWTEVTQQREVPGEWAGREPLFPWEAKVYLSPTP
- a CDS encoding polysaccharide biosynthesis/export family protein → MPGAMLRGLMVLLMAAGQLCYAQATQAAPDAAMSGVAKTPEVVPATYKIGMGDVLHITVWEEPQLTETAVVRPDGKVSMPLVTEVDVAGLTPEAAQQVLTERLVKFVHKPRVTVTVQEIHSRMVYITGEVQRPGAYPLMDAMNVVQLVARAGGLTDFAKQKQVYVLRGGTSARLNVNYEKVLKGQAPQQNVELAPGDTVVVP
- a CDS encoding zincin-like metallopeptidase domain-containing protein produces the protein MTAWENRPALHLASPSEYRAYYRPSTDSVHMAARSRFVDAPHYYSTLFHELIHSTAHESRLNRTFSDRFGDELYSKEELVTERDRWMTKSEDR
- a CDS encoding cupin domain-containing protein, whose protein sequence is MISKYRIFVLTAMTCGASLTVVLAQNGAQNVASGHRDILLQTTQSWNGKPYTHYSTGQPQLTTIKLTIAPHTALPWHTHPFPNVVYVLSGTLTLHDRDSGKTLVVHEGQAVGESVDDVHRGESGDEPTVLLITYAGTPGVPTSVPARGEKAEY